The genome window gtgtagcaaaacgtttgttgcacttcagaccttttagCCTTAAGtgtatctgaagtgcaattttcacttcagacttattggccttgaGTGTtacaaaacgtttgttgcacttcagaccttttggccttaagtgcatctgaagtgcaatttttaacttcagacttattggccttaactgcatgaaaccattggttacaCTTCAGACCTATATGACCTTAAgcgcatctgaagtgtaattttttcacttcagacttattggccttaagtgcatgaaccattggttacacttcagacctatttggccttaagtgcatctgaagtgcaaattttcacttcagacttattggccttaagtgaatgaaaacgtttgttgcaTTTCAGACTTTTTGGCATTAAATGCATcggaagtgcaatttttcacttaagACTCATTAGCCTTAAtgagccttaagtgcatgaaaccattggttgcatttcagacctatttggccttaagtgcatttaaagtgtaattttttccacttcagactaattttttttaacttcagacccgataagtctgAAATTGATTGTAAAGTGAATACGCTTGCAAACTTTTTTGTaaagtgggtataggttcaaTTGTGACCCTAAAACTGGGTATAGATACAAAAGCCATAGATTAGAGAAGGATATGAAACTTTCCCAAAGTCCTTCgcctcccaaaaaaaaaaagtgagtTCAAGCATAATTTAAACATGAAGTCCTTTTACTATTCTTTATCTAATTTAAAAGGGGGAATGTTCTGTTTCTATTAAAGACGATTTCTCCAAAGATGTTTCCAAAGCTTAAAAAATTATCCCAATTATTTAACTTTTATTGACCCTCTTCCCCTTAGATGAACTAGTACTACTGTCCAGTCGAAAAGTACTTGTAGGATTATTATATGCAGAAACGGTAAAAACTCTACTCCATCCGTTTTCATTTAGGTCTTAGGATAAGCTTTGccattaagaaaatattaataaaaaaaataatttgactAATCTACatcttattaattttaaaattttagctATTTATGTGCCTCTTAGTTCTAGAACAACTAATGCTACAGGTAACGAtgacaaaaaataattaattctctcttaattttctaaaataatatgtATTTCAAAATAACTATTTTTAACATACATGATAACTAAATGTCTAAGATGGAGTATTATTTCGTAGTCTCCGAAGTCATCAATTGTAAGCTTTTGTCGCTTTTTGCTCGAGTTGTCTTTCCCTATCTTCCCTAACGTTGAGAGTAATTATACTTTGAGTTCTAGTAGTTTGCAACTATTTGCATTCTTATGTTTATGGGCACTCTAGTCTATAAGCAAATTAGACTGATTTTCTTGAGCAAATACTTGGTTGGACATACACAGTATCTAGTCAATATTAGATTTTAGATTTTCCTCCTTTTAGTGAGACAAAGACTGGACACTAGTACCAAACAGCAAGTCCAGCCACGAATTTGCTACTCCTTTGTCTTTAAAAGGTCCTAGAAAGGAATTTGGTCAAAATAATCATCTAATTGAATGTTGAACTGGAAGTAGTACTTTTCTGCATTTCTAATGGTACCCTAGTCATCAGTCTATCAGAAATGAATATTGTATAGACGTAGAGTGATGATTTGAAATTtgtgaattttaaattaataatttatacgtATATATTAACATTTTGAAGACAAATACAAGATATAGATCAAAGTTACAAGGTTCGGCAACCCGCAAATCCTATGCTAGCTCTGCCACGAGGGTAGCTGTTTTTGTTTATATACCGTCTTTTTGAATGGGACATCATGGTATCCTTGCCTATTGCCCTAGAATAACCTCTTTTAAATGCTAACCTTACCTTTCTACTTTAAAGATACCATAAATATGCTATCAAAATTATTCCCAGCCACCCAAAATCAGAAGATATATTCGGGGGCGGAGGTAGAGTATAGCCGGCGGGTTCAGTCGAATTCAGTAGTTTTGATTCGAACTCtgtatttgttttaaaaaaatttaattcactgtataaattattaatttagaacccagtaactaAAAAAGATTAGAATTCCGAACTCACAAGCATGAAATCCTTGCTGCGCCTCTCGATATATTAAGATATAAATTATATCCCTGAATCAGACTTAAGTGTATTAACTAATCTTTCAAATCAAATTTTGAGGAATCACAATTAACTTGCAATAATTTCAGCAAATAACATAATGAGCTGAACATATTCTTGCACATATAGTAATAAGACAGAACAATAAGTGGCACAAGAAGGAACTCATGTTTCCTATCATCTTAGAATCAAATTATACAGACGAATATCCTATGCCAAAacttccaaaaaaaaataaactCTTTTTTCATAGTAAACTAACTATACTAATTAATGACCAAAAATGTCTAACTCATACATTGCTATTTTCTTCATTCTAGTAAACCTAATACAGATTCTCATGCCCCAAGAGTTCTAAAAAGAACAAGAAAGAATGGCCTATGCTAGAACCTAAACTTGAAAAAGCTAAACAAAGTTTAGaacattaataataatttaaaaaaattagcTTTCTTTACAAAAAGCTGTCCTTTCCACAAACTGTTAAAAAATCCTCAAAGATTGGAACTTGAACTTTGAAAAAAGCACCAGTAATGACAAGAAAACCCCTTTTATTTTCTCAGCCTTTGACCAAAATCAGAAAAAATCAGAAAACCCAATAATTTTCTGATTTTCCAAGAAATAGAATTATTTCATTTTCCTCATTTCGACCGGAGCAAGAAGATACTGAATTCTTGACCCGGACCTTCTTCCGGATTAATCAAATGAAACGACTCCGAATCCGCACCACCAATAACACACTCGTAATTAGCTCTCATGTACAACACCTCTTCAGTTTCAGTACCCGAAACCAAACCCGAAGGAATCACACCCGCACCGACTGTCATGTTCTGCATGGTTTTAAGCATGTTTCGGGTCTGTTGGGTCGCCCGTCTTTTAATCGCAAACCCGATTTTACGTCCATTACAGAAAAGAGTCCACATAGGAATAGAATGAAGCGGACAAAGATTCAGTTCTGATGACGTGTCCTTGAACTCGAGAGCAATACGTACAAGTCCACTTTGCATTTCTTGAATAAGTGTAGTGGTGGGGATGGAAAGTTCTAGAAGAAGTGAAGGCTTTGTGTTGAGACGATCGTGTTGTACACAGAACCACACGTGTCCGCCGCGGCGTTGGCCGTAGATGGTGCCGATCACCATTGTTTTTGAAGAGCGTGGAGGAGCAGAAGGGATAATGCTGTTTGTTGGGGTGGTTGGGGTGGTGGGATAAGAATCTTGATCTTCTTgtaattttttttcttgttttgggTCGTCGAGATCGTCACGTAAGGAGGTGCTGAGGCGTTTTTTTGGTGCAATGGTGAGTGGGGGTGGTGGTGCGGGGGAGGTGGGGGTGGTGGCGAAGCAGGGGAGGAGGAACCGACGGAGGGCGTCGGTTTTTGGCATGGctagtttttcttcttcttttggatCAAGAATTGCAGAGAGAGGTTTTCAAGgagagaaattgaagaaaatgaagatgaaaaatgagattttttgtGTAAGGCTTTTGGAAAGGGTTGTGGTGTAGagcagtatatatatatactccagTAGTGTGTAAGATATGATGAAAAAGAGAGAGGGAATTAAAAGAGCGGGAACTGATGTAGCCGTTACATTTTGAGGAAAGAAAGAGGAGTGAGTTAAAGGAGAAGTTTTCCCTACCTATGTTTCTAGTCCAAACATGCACTTAACCAATATTtgcactaaaaaaaaaaaaaaaaaaccctgtGCAATAAGTTCCCGTCATGTATGTGGGGTAAGGGTCCGATCATATTAGATTTTATATACGCAACTTTATCTTGCATTTCTGTTAAAGGATGTTTCAACTACATAAACGTATGACTTTTTGGTCACATGACGACAACTCTTGGACACAACTTTCTACTTCATCCAATATTTGCTCTAAACCAAGTTAACTTAATTTTAGAAACTTACTGTTTTGATGATAATTTATCTAAAGTTAATTACAGTTAAGTGACAAATGTGAATGCAAATAAATTTATGTGTTTTGTGCAAACATAAGGATGATTAAGGTCACGGGTTCAACAaataacctcttgcagaaatgaaGGGTAAAGCTGTATATAATAACTCTTGTAGCATGATCATTCCCCGAATCTTGCGCATATCGAGAGCGTGGTGCACCGAGATATCAGTAAGTTTTGTTGAAAGGTGATGGCTGCTCTGATTTTGCAATGTAGTAGAACAGAGAGCAGAGAGAGAAAAGAACAGATTTTTTATGTGGACAAACAGAGAATTGAAGGATTCAGTATGTGAAGAAAGATGCAGGTTTTGACCCTTTGACCAAAGTAATGATTTCAGGGTTTTAGTagaacgagagagagagagaagcagAGAACAACGTGGAGGATAAAAGGGGTATTTAGATGTGGGGGCTGGTCAAGATACTTCAAATAAAAAGGGGTAAATACAGCTGGATTCTGATTGAATTCTACTACCATTTGTTTCTCTTTAAGGCAGACTACTGCATTTCTATTCTTTTTTAGCTGAAAGAGGAATCTTTACTCCTTTAATAAAAGTTCAGAGGTGAAGTCCTATGGTGGAGGAAAAAGGGATGTCATCAAGTTTATTGGGTTTAGAATTGAAGGAAGTGTATAAAGCAATGTAACTATGATAATATTATTATtgtgtatttatttatttggctatTCTGTAATGCTGATGTTTGGGTTAACTTCTGTCGATTATTTTATTGGAAACCTATTACCACTATCCAACATCAAAAGGCAGcttcatttttgaattttgtgGGTTCGAGTTCGGGATTGTACCATATATCCGTTGATTTACCGGGTTCGAAATCTATTATTTGTACTTATTTAATAGTATTTCATTCATTTCAATTGCTGATATTCGAATTTCGAGAGTTGAATGAGTGTTTTTACCATGATTTTTTCTTATAcctattaaatattttaaattataaattattgtgacttataatactttttatgtagttttcaaatatgtaaatcttatttcaaaaaattttatGTCCGAATTGGCGGTCAAAATTAAATAGTTTAACTCTCAAAATCTGAGGTGGTCAACATAAATTAGGACATATGAAGTATATTTTTAAACACATATATAAGATTTAAGTCAAAACTACTAAATTTGAAGGAACCCGTCACCTACACAGTAATTCTACCTTGAATCGGGACATGTAACAAATAATTGTGCCCATTAGACTTATAATGAGAAGGAATTACCTAATGTTATTTATTAAAAGTTAAATCCAAATCTtccataatttatttatttactttattaatGCTCAAGCCATACTCTTTGGTGCAATAACCTTCCTCTAATGAAGTACTTCCTCGGTTGACTTTCACTCGTctattatacaaaaatatatttttatttttacttgaataattttttttcctctttttcccttattattaactacttattcTTCAAATCATTTCTCAAGTCTTTTTGAAATGCTATAATTATTATGGTAAAAATATAACATacgtattaattttttttaaagaggGTACAAAATTAAAAATGAACAATTAAAGTAGTATATATGATGCCATAAGGATCATGAATGGAAGTAAATAGAGTTTGTTGAGTCTTGACAGGTTACAAAGACCAAACTGAGGGGACATTAATAAAGCTTTGGTTCTTGGAATTTCTTTTGCCTTGAACTTTGGCCACTGCAAATGAAGATCAGAAGATGTTTTCATTGGTAGGGGGTGGGAGGAATGGAATATTTTAATGGAACTTTTAGGGAAGTGGTTCATAATTAGTGCCTGATGTGTAATGACATAGTGTTATGTTGGATTATAGTGAGACCCACAATCTACACTTGTCAAACTGTTTAGGTATTCAGTGACGGAGCCAGAATTTTTATTAAGAATtgttaaaaatatataaaagtaaacgtACCGGGAAATTAAGGGAAAtcaatacataatatatatacatatgatttatttttttacctagcTACACAGTGTACTTTTCCCGCGAAGGGGTATCATTTGACACCCATTCCTATAAGCAGAGGCGGACCTACCTTGGAGGTAGGGGGTCATCGGAACCCATTAATCTCGGCAGAAATACTGAAAAAATATATTATGCACATTTGTATATACACTGGGGACCCCTCAAATAATTTACCTGGCCCCCTTAAGTAATAAAATCCGGACAGAAGCGCTGGTTTTGTAGCCTGCTCAAGTGCTTCAGTTAGTTGTTCGAAACTTCACTCCTTCCCTTTATCTTTTTAATTCAACGATTGTTACTTAGTATACTAAtctactatttttttattttatcttttctgATTTCTTTAATACTTGTACCAATACTCAATCTAAatttttaacctttttaaaaAACCCTCGCTCACTCCTTCCCTTTATCTTTTTTAATTCAACGATTGTTTACTTAGTACTAATCTactactttttttattttatcttttctgATTTCTTTAATGCTTGTACCAATACTCAACCTAattttttaacctttttaaaaACCTCTCGCTCACCCCTTCTGCTTAAAAATAAATATTCTTTTTCAATTGATTGTTTTAACCTTTTTCTGCATTTGCTGAACTCTGACTGTGCGAATTAGCGACGGTGACTCAGTTTGAGACTCTTCTTCAGCTGAAACATACCCTTagtaagtttttttttcttttgaagatATTAACTTAGCAAAATAATCTGCTATCGAACTTTTGCTTTTTGCAAAGAGCCGAGTTAAAAGAGAACGCCAAATTAATGTCGTAGCTAGTAAGCATTTGAAAATTGATTGCTAATGTTAATTTGAAATATTCTTTGTGTTTGTCTTCAAACAAATTGTGTTTGGAAATTAGTATAAAAACAGAACTTCGAATTAGGATTTCTTTTATAGGACTAGGGTGAAATATCGAATTTGTTTAATTTAATTAAAACTTATTCCCATAGTAGTTAGGTTAAGTAGTAAGCCTTAAAATCTTATTATAACTTGAACAATGGAATTGTTTTTATTAACAAAGTAGTAAGCATTAAAATCTTATTATAACTTGAACATTGGAACAATAAAGTGTGTAGTATAATAATATTCATTTCTTACAAATGGATTTTGGTCATGGGATAACTTTGTTGTCCACTTGGTAACAATATGGTATTTACGTATATAAGTAATGATATTTAATAAAATTAAAGTTTGTATTTTGCTGATAATTTATCATAATTATATGTatttatactatgtattgactccccttaattttctgatatgtttacttttatatatttgaaaaccccTTAACGAAAATTATGGATCCGCCATTGGCCATTAATTGGTACGCTTA of Nicotiana tomentosiformis chromosome 7, ASM39032v3, whole genome shotgun sequence contains these proteins:
- the LOC104103212 gene encoding protein MIZU-KUSSEI 1, whose translation is MPKTDALRRFLLPCFATTPTSPAPPPPLTIAPKKRLSTSLRDDLDDPKQEKKLQEDQDSYPTTPTTPTNSIIPSAPPRSSKTMVIGTIYGQRRGGHVWFCVQHDRLNTKPSLLLELSIPTTTLIQEMQSGLVRIALEFKDTSSELNLCPLHSIPMWTLFCNGRKIGFAIKRRATQQTRNMLKTMQNMTVGAGVIPSGLVSGTETEEVLYMRANYECVIGGADSESFHLINPEEGPGQEFSIFLLRSK